From a region of the Candidatus Rhabdochlamydia sp. T3358 genome:
- a CDS encoding insulinase family protein: MKYILSLVFLNLSLYAQVSHLDYTEIQDLSIPSAFSDREVEKVILKNGLQAYLVSDPFVQQSAAAVVVEAGSWEDPEKYPGMAHFVEHLLFMGTKTYPKESEYSQFIKDRQGLENALTSADKTVYMFSIETEAYKPALDRFSHFFIDPLFSTNCISRELHAVDQEHAKSIESDMQRQYMVFKETGNPKHPNHNFSCGNQETLSRIPLSDLQDWYQAQYSANRMHLVMISSLPIAEMRNLAVEKFSSISNAADQKKLPQGSLLSDQQKGSMVFIKPIKELKTLTLCWEIPSTFSSLDEKFPEFIAYILNKQVKGSLLAKLKKENIAKNLSVDCHRLSKDQSLFSIDVFLTDPGLMQTDTAISYVFAALQRLKLEPLDDLFKEFKTICTQRLIYESMDNVYEKVIELASDIIYEDLSTYPTKTKIPSSFDKEKFSEDFLAALNPSDCIYSLIADPNEMGVVLDQKEQWMQVEYTLVPIDLKRLQEWKDVLVNPEITLPEANPYLQDVQDNPILIGQDESAEVYFKRTYSSANGLAFQFRSPLLDQTPKSGVLAELWLYALNDLLADDLCFASDAGIGINTDLNPLYFYFEIIGSNEKVLLLTKKIFQAAKQVSISEEKFQTYVSSLSTQYKNSSKKLALFQAQMEMESIISHSPCNQQKLLALQDLSWKDFLDFSEEFSECLYTRAFLYVDLSQNQAIELFQELQTILNTKAYPLTQHIEAKVLVLSDLNNPSKLVLKTEQQGSGIVVLLQEGSSSFESRAVQKVLSQALQTAFFEALRTQQQTAYLVHSYAQERENQLLQYFNIQSNTHTANDLLARFELFLKDFDKNLDTEISLERFETIRSSIVSSLKNMAKENFSDRLRTLFTLSFYYQDFERIKKLIDNLNALSYEQFCMLSHQMLSKDNPRKLAVLVEGEVPTKDDNSYYELSCREDVQMLGGFVPHSD; encoded by the coding sequence ATGAAATATATTCTGTCTTTAGTTTTCTTAAATTTATCCTTATATGCACAAGTTAGCCACTTAGACTATACAGAGATCCAAGATCTTTCTATCCCTTCAGCTTTTTCGGATAGAGAAGTGGAAAAAGTGATTTTAAAAAACGGCCTACAAGCATATCTGGTATCGGATCCGTTTGTGCAGCAATCCGCTGCAGCAGTTGTTGTAGAGGCAGGCTCTTGGGAGGACCCAGAGAAATACCCAGGGATGGCACATTTTGTAGAGCATCTATTGTTTATGGGTACAAAAACTTATCCCAAAGAATCTGAGTATTCACAATTCATTAAAGATCGTCAGGGATTAGAAAATGCTCTTACTTCAGCAGATAAAACCGTATATATGTTTTCGATTGAGACCGAAGCTTATAAGCCAGCACTTGATCGCTTTTCTCATTTCTTCATTGACCCTTTATTTTCCACAAATTGTATTAGTCGAGAATTGCACGCAGTGGATCAAGAGCATGCAAAAAGTATAGAAAGTGATATGCAGCGCCAATATATGGTTTTTAAAGAGACAGGAAATCCAAAACATCCTAACCACAATTTTTCTTGTGGAAATCAAGAAACTTTATCTAGAATCCCCTTATCTGATTTACAAGATTGGTATCAAGCACAATATAGTGCAAACCGTATGCATCTAGTGATGATCTCTTCTTTACCTATTGCTGAAATGAGAAATTTAGCAGTGGAAAAATTTTCTTCTATTTCTAATGCGGCTGATCAAAAAAAGTTACCTCAGGGCTCTTTATTATCTGATCAGCAAAAGGGGAGTATGGTTTTTATCAAACCGATCAAAGAGCTAAAAACTCTTACTTTATGTTGGGAGATCCCAAGCACATTTAGTAGTTTAGATGAAAAGTTTCCAGAATTTATCGCTTATATTCTAAATAAACAAGTAAAAGGGAGCTTACTAGCTAAGCTAAAAAAAGAAAATATTGCTAAAAATCTTAGTGTTGATTGTCATCGTTTAAGCAAAGATCAGTCTCTTTTTTCTATTGATGTATTCTTAACCGATCCAGGTCTTATGCAAACAGATACCGCTATATCCTATGTGTTTGCAGCGCTGCAACGCTTGAAATTAGAGCCGCTTGATGATCTATTTAAAGAGTTTAAAACTATATGTACTCAAAGATTGATATATGAGTCAATGGATAATGTTTATGAAAAAGTTATAGAATTAGCTTCCGATATTATTTATGAAGACCTCTCTACTTACCCAACTAAAACCAAAATTCCTTCTTCATTTGATAAGGAAAAGTTTAGTGAAGACTTTCTTGCTGCCTTAAACCCATCCGATTGCATCTATTCCCTAATAGCAGACCCTAATGAAATGGGAGTTGTTCTCGATCAAAAAGAGCAATGGATGCAAGTAGAATACACGCTTGTACCTATTGACCTCAAACGCTTGCAAGAATGGAAAGATGTACTGGTTAATCCTGAAATTACTCTGCCAGAAGCTAACCCCTATTTACAAGATGTACAAGACAATCCCATTCTTATCGGTCAAGATGAGAGTGCTGAGGTGTATTTTAAAAGAACCTATTCTTCTGCTAATGGATTAGCTTTTCAATTCAGATCCCCGCTTTTGGATCAAACTCCAAAATCTGGAGTACTAGCTGAGCTATGGTTATATGCTTTAAATGATTTACTAGCAGATGATTTATGTTTTGCCTCTGATGCAGGGATTGGCATTAATACGGATCTCAATCCTTTATATTTTTATTTTGAGATCATTGGTTCAAATGAAAAGGTATTGCTTTTGACTAAAAAAATTTTTCAGGCAGCAAAACAAGTAAGTATTTCAGAAGAAAAATTTCAGACATATGTCAGCTCTTTATCGACTCAATACAAAAATAGCTCTAAAAAATTAGCACTGTTTCAAGCTCAAATGGAAATGGAAAGCATCATTTCTCATAGTCCTTGTAACCAACAAAAGCTATTGGCTCTACAAGATCTTTCTTGGAAAGATTTTTTGGACTTTTCAGAAGAATTTAGTGAATGTCTTTATACAAGAGCTTTTTTATATGTAGATCTTTCTCAAAACCAAGCTATAGAGTTATTTCAGGAGCTACAAACAATCTTAAACACAAAAGCTTATCCACTTACTCAGCATATAGAAGCTAAAGTACTTGTTTTATCAGACCTAAATAACCCCTCTAAGCTTGTCCTTAAAACAGAACAACAAGGGTCAGGTATTGTTGTTCTTTTACAAGAAGGGTCTTCTAGTTTCGAATCAAGAGCGGTTCAAAAAGTTTTATCGCAAGCTTTGCAAACTGCTTTTTTTGAAGCGCTGCGCACTCAGCAGCAAACAGCATATTTAGTTCATTCATATGCTCAAGAAAGAGAAAATCAATTATTACAGTATTTTAATATACAATCCAACACACATACTGCAAATGACTTATTAGCACGCTTTGAGCTATTTTTAAAAGATTTTGATAAGAATCTTGATACAGAGATCTCTTTAGAGCGTTTTGAAACAATCCGCTCTAGTATTGTTTCTTCTTTGAAAAATATGGCAAAAGAAAATTTTTCAGACAGATTAAGAACTCTATTTACACTATCTTTCTATTATCAAGATTTTGAACGGATAAAAAAACTCATAGATAATTTAAATGCTTTATCTTACGAGCAATTCTGCATGCTTTCCCATCAAATGCTTTCAAAGGATAATCCTCGCAAGTTAGCTGTTCTAGTAGAAGGAGAGGTTCCTACAAAGGATGATAATTCCTACTATGAGCTTTCCTGTAGAGAAGATGTACAAATGCTAGGGGGGTTTGTGCCTCATTCAGATTAG
- a CDS encoding shikimate kinase gives MNLILYGFKSCGKTTLGQKVAKSMKCAFYDTDNLVESLYQIKTGQCVSVREIFKSEGEVYFRGLEKQVLPLISNVKNSIIAIGGGLVLDPFNRCFLEQLGKLVYLKVRKKIIQERIFSAGLPGFLDVNRPKESFERLFKKRTLAYEQIPAYRLIIEGQKQDSEIFSELENLLVSYGK, from the coding sequence ATGAATTTGATTTTATACGGTTTTAAAAGTTGTGGAAAAACTACACTAGGCCAAAAAGTTGCTAAATCGATGAAGTGTGCTTTTTATGACACAGATAACCTAGTTGAATCCTTATATCAAATAAAAACAGGTCAATGCGTTTCTGTTAGAGAAATTTTTAAGAGTGAAGGAGAAGTCTATTTTCGAGGATTAGAAAAACAAGTCTTACCTCTTATCTCAAATGTAAAAAATAGCATTATTGCAATAGGCGGAGGCTTGGTTTTAGATCCCTTTAATAGATGCTTTCTTGAGCAACTAGGAAAATTGGTATATCTCAAAGTAAGAAAAAAAATCATACAAGAAAGAATATTTTCTGCTGGTTTGCCAGGCTTTTTGGATGTAAATCGCCCAAAAGAATCTTTTGAGCGACTTTTCAAAAAAAGGACTTTAGCCTATGAACAGATCCCTGCCTATAGGCTTATTATCGAAGGCCAAAAGCAAGATAGCGAGATTTTTAGCGAATTAGAAAATCTATTGGTATCATATGGCAAGTAA
- the aroA gene encoding 3-phosphoshikimate 1-carboxyvinyltransferase, producing MAKFRISPSALQGSIAIPSSKSQTLRAIFFALMAKGTSRIHKYLSSPDTYAMLRAVEMLGVKIQRTNTTLWIEGTNGKIKSPKDVIDVGNSGLVLRFIGAIASLLPTYTVITGDSSICSLRPIQPLLSALGCLQADARSIYSNGFAPICIKGPLMPGSTKLCGRDSQPVSALLMTTCFLEGQSHIQVTNPGEKPWVDLTLYWLKRLGTKIEHRNHEEYWIPGKTQYEAFSYTVPGDWSSAAFPIAAALLTSSEIVLDNLDLTDHQGDKQIIHCLLLMGANIEIDSNNKKVIIKKTKHLKGIDIDVNNFVDAIAILAVIGCFAEGKTHLYNAQIARHKESDRISAITQELKKMGANIEEKEDGLIIYPASLKAAKLYSHKDHRIAMALSVAALVAKGTSLLDDVECIAKTYPGFINDFRQLGAKIEL from the coding sequence ATGGCAAAATTTCGTATCAGTCCTAGTGCACTGCAAGGATCGATTGCAATCCCCTCTTCTAAGTCACAGACTCTGCGGGCCATTTTTTTTGCTTTAATGGCAAAAGGCACAAGTCGAATTCATAAATATTTATCCTCCCCTGATACATACGCTATGCTGCGGGCTGTAGAGATGCTCGGTGTTAAGATCCAACGAACAAATACCACTTTATGGATTGAAGGAACTAATGGCAAAATCAAATCTCCAAAAGATGTAATTGATGTGGGAAATTCTGGTCTAGTGCTGCGTTTTATCGGTGCTATTGCTTCTCTTTTACCTACTTATACGGTAATTACAGGTGATAGCTCTATCTGCAGTTTAAGACCTATCCAACCTTTATTATCAGCTCTTGGATGTCTACAAGCAGATGCTCGCTCCATCTATTCAAACGGGTTTGCTCCCATTTGTATAAAAGGACCTCTAATGCCGGGTAGTACAAAATTATGTGGAAGAGACTCCCAGCCTGTTTCTGCTCTATTGATGACCACATGTTTTCTAGAAGGACAAAGCCACATTCAAGTTACAAATCCCGGCGAAAAACCTTGGGTGGATCTAACTCTATATTGGCTTAAGAGATTAGGAACTAAAATTGAGCATCGCAATCACGAAGAGTATTGGATACCAGGAAAAACTCAATACGAAGCATTTTCATATACAGTACCTGGAGACTGGAGCTCAGCTGCTTTTCCGATTGCAGCAGCATTGCTCACTAGCTCAGAAATTGTATTAGATAACCTTGATTTAACAGACCATCAAGGAGATAAGCAGATTATTCATTGCTTGCTTTTAATGGGGGCTAATATAGAGATTGATTCTAACAACAAGAAGGTCATTATAAAAAAAACCAAACACTTAAAAGGGATAGATATTGATGTAAATAATTTTGTCGATGCCATCGCAATTTTAGCTGTCATTGGATGCTTTGCAGAAGGAAAAACTCACTTATATAATGCGCAGATTGCAAGACATAAAGAATCAGATCGGATTTCCGCAATCACTCAAGAGTTGAAAAAAATGGGCGCGAATATAGAAGAAAAAGAAGATGGTCTTATCATCTATCCCGCTTCTCTTAAGGCTGCAAAATTATATAGTCATAAAGATCATCGGATTGCTATGGCATTATCCGTTGCAGCTTTAGTAGCTAAAGGAACTAGTTTACTAGATGATGTGGAATGTATTGCAAAAACTTATCCTGGCTTTATTAATGATTTTAGGCAACTGGGAGCAAAAATAGAGCTATGA
- the aroC gene encoding chorismate synthase, whose amino-acid sequence MASNSFGTLLRITTWGESHGKAIGVVIDGCPAGLPLNNEDINLELEKRAPGRNSYVTSRKEPDYAEIYSGLFEGKTTGSPISIIIFNQDHNPKAYESNKHLLRPGHANFTYLQKYGAFDYRGGGRASARETACRVAAGAVAKKLLKEINVEIVAYVCEIGGISISPYIPSSLAKLRETVDSSPLFCPDLAASTKMAALIDQVKTDKDSLGGVIECVTSSLPIGLGDPIYEKLEANLAKAMLSIPASKGFEFGSGFKAAQMRGSNHNDLFTPEKGQIVTQTNHAGGTLAGITNGAYLITRTVFKPTSSIARTQQTINLDGNKEEFIPSEKSRHDPCVAIRAAPVVEAMTALVLADAYLMNKGARI is encoded by the coding sequence ATGGCAAGTAACTCTTTTGGCACACTTTTACGTATTACAACTTGGGGCGAATCTCACGGCAAGGCTATTGGCGTTGTCATAGATGGTTGCCCTGCAGGTTTACCTTTAAATAACGAAGATATCAATCTAGAGCTTGAAAAAAGAGCACCTGGAAGAAATTCTTATGTTACTTCTCGCAAAGAACCTGATTATGCTGAAATCTACTCTGGTCTTTTTGAGGGTAAAACCACAGGTTCTCCTATTTCGATTATCATCTTTAATCAAGATCATAACCCTAAAGCCTACGAGTCAAATAAACATTTATTACGTCCCGGACATGCAAACTTTACCTATCTGCAAAAATATGGCGCTTTTGACTATCGCGGAGGAGGAAGAGCTTCTGCTAGAGAAACAGCCTGTCGAGTAGCAGCTGGCGCGGTAGCTAAGAAGCTCCTTAAAGAGATCAATGTGGAAATAGTTGCTTATGTTTGTGAAATAGGAGGGATCTCTATTTCTCCTTATATACCTAGCTCACTAGCCAAGCTACGAGAAACAGTAGACTCGAGTCCCCTATTTTGTCCTGATCTTGCAGCATCTACAAAGATGGCCGCCTTAATCGATCAAGTAAAAACAGATAAAGATTCATTGGGAGGAGTTATCGAATGTGTAACCTCCTCTTTGCCCATTGGCTTAGGAGATCCTATCTATGAAAAACTAGAAGCCAATTTAGCAAAAGCCATGCTTTCTATTCCAGCTAGTAAGGGTTTTGAGTTCGGCTCTGGTTTTAAAGCAGCTCAAATGAGGGGCTCTAATCACAATGATTTATTTACTCCTGAAAAAGGGCAAATTGTCACACAAACAAACCACGCAGGAGGAACATTAGCTGGAATCACTAATGGAGCCTACCTAATTACCCGTACAGTGTTTAAACCCACTTCCAGCATTGCTCGCACACAACAGACGATTAATCTAGACGGTAATAAAGAGGAGTTTATTCCCTCTGAAAAATCAAGACATGACCCTTGTGTAGCAATTAGAGCAGCACCTGTAGTTGAAGCTATGACAGCATTAGTACTAGCTGATGCATATCTGATGAATAAAGGTGCACGAATCTAA